The following are from one region of the Pseudodesulfovibrio piezophilus C1TLV30 genome:
- a CDS encoding SET domain-containing protein → MIHPKTEVRFVNASIGYGVFATADIPRGTIVYVKDQLEIELSEKDFNELDDDHKTIADKFSYIDEKGIRILSWDHAKFVNHKCDCNTISTGYGFEIALRDIHEGEEICDDYGLFNLEEIIPLECNCPNCRKALRPDDLERYHEVWDVKIISALNKVTAVHQPLMKYMEGETKKNYGHISAARNPIPQFWPCNTNESRYRQST, encoded by the coding sequence ATGATTCATCCGAAAACAGAAGTACGATTTGTCAATGCATCCATCGGTTACGGCGTTTTTGCCACTGCCGACATCCCCCGTGGCACCATAGTTTATGTCAAAGATCAACTCGAAATAGAGCTCTCGGAAAAAGATTTCAATGAGCTGGATGATGACCATAAAACCATCGCGGACAAATTTTCCTATATTGATGAAAAAGGAATACGCATCCTGAGTTGGGATCATGCCAAATTCGTCAATCATAAATGTGACTGCAATACCATCAGTACCGGGTACGGATTTGAAATAGCTCTCAGGGATATCCACGAAGGTGAAGAGATATGTGACGATTATGGTCTTTTCAACCTGGAAGAGATCATCCCTCTGGAATGCAATTGTCCCAACTGTCGAAAAGCTCTCCGTCCGGATGACCTGGAACGCTACCACGAAGTTTGGGATGTCAAAATCATCAGTGCCCTAAACAAAGTCACAGCAGTTCACCAGCCCCTCATGAAGTATATGGAAGGTGAGACGAAAAAAAATTACGGGCATATCTCTGCGGCGAGGAACCCTATACCTCAGTTCTGGCCTTGCAATACCAACGAAAGCCGATACCGACAGTCTACATGA
- a CDS encoding sigma 54-interacting transcriptional regulator — MRKMLVITRDGNRSEEIGSLLFQDTKIHTETATESGEQPPDREVDTVFVDVESLLESNKSINKALESFWTHYPSAAIVVMADEEQTGFAVDAVNAGAFDYLTHPIEKEELGLVVKKVRESDVLQSELDYLRDQFWNEDFLDYVDTNSKAMRAVFVKIRQVAGTRTTVLLTGETGTGKSLIAKLLHAHSNRKEKPFISIHCGAIPDTLVESELFGHEKGAFTGAVRRKLGKFELAQGGTIFLDEIGTVSQSVQVKLLNVIQERRIQRVGGEHDIPVDVRIIAATNEDMGKLCEDGKFRRDLFYRLNVFPIRIPSLRERREDIPRLSEYFIRQFNGQLNTELKGMHPHVLDTLLEYDWPGNVRELENVIERACILETGEILHPESFPPDLLDTQGEVVTSPVKTDLPLKMARQITVDKFEKQYLTSLLEQCNGIMKDAAQRAGVTTRQLNKLMNRHSLYRADFKNKN; from the coding sequence ATGAGAAAAATGCTTGTCATCACGCGCGATGGAAATCGTTCCGAAGAAATTGGCAGCCTGCTCTTTCAGGATACAAAAATCCACACGGAAACAGCAACTGAATCCGGAGAGCAGCCCCCGGATAGGGAAGTCGATACAGTATTCGTCGATGTGGAGTCCCTGCTTGAGTCGAATAAATCCATCAACAAGGCGCTTGAAAGCTTCTGGACGCACTACCCGTCGGCAGCCATTGTAGTCATGGCAGATGAAGAGCAAACCGGATTTGCCGTGGACGCAGTCAACGCCGGGGCGTTTGATTACCTGACGCACCCCATAGAGAAAGAGGAACTGGGACTGGTTGTTAAAAAAGTCCGGGAATCCGATGTCCTCCAATCAGAACTGGATTATTTGCGAGATCAATTTTGGAATGAAGATTTCCTCGATTATGTGGATACCAACAGCAAAGCCATGCGCGCTGTCTTTGTCAAAATCAGACAGGTGGCAGGCACCCGGACCACTGTTCTTCTCACAGGAGAAACAGGCACAGGGAAAAGCCTTATAGCCAAACTCCTTCACGCCCATAGCAATCGTAAAGAGAAACCATTCATCAGCATTCACTGCGGGGCAATCCCGGACACACTCGTTGAAAGTGAGCTTTTCGGCCACGAAAAAGGTGCCTTTACCGGGGCCGTTCGCCGCAAACTCGGAAAATTTGAACTGGCTCAAGGCGGCACCATTTTTCTTGATGAGATAGGAACTGTCAGCCAATCTGTGCAAGTTAAACTGCTCAATGTCATCCAGGAAAGGCGGATTCAGCGTGTCGGTGGCGAGCATGATATTCCCGTGGATGTCCGCATTATCGCTGCGACCAACGAAGACATGGGAAAACTTTGTGAAGATGGCAAATTTCGCCGTGACCTCTTTTACAGACTGAATGTTTTCCCAATCCGTATCCCGTCTTTGCGGGAACGCCGAGAAGATATCCCAAGACTTTCAGAATATTTTATCAGGCAATTCAATGGGCAACTCAACACGGAATTGAAGGGGATGCATCCCCATGTACTCGACACTCTCTTGGAGTATGACTGGCCGGGCAATGTCCGAGAGTTGGAAAATGTCATCGAACGGGCCTGTATTCTCGAAACAGGTGAAATCCTCCATCCCGAAAGCTTCCCTCCCGACCTTCTTGATACCCAAGGCGAAGTGGTCACCTCACCCGTCAAAACAGACCTTCCGCTCAAAATGGCGAGACAGATTACTGTGGATAAATTCGAAAAACAATATCTCACAAGCCTGCTGGAACAATGTAATGGCATCATGAAAGACGCCGCACAGAGGGCAGGAGTGACAACTCGGCAGTTAAATAAACTCATGAATCGGCATTCTCTTTATCGGGCTGATTTCAAAAACAAGAACTGA
- a CDS encoding universal stress protein, whose product MALFKSMKSLVDRHYKTMADTNCNTCHVGAWVVCREHHLMETSGGSSMKAFFKRFSRTREAAATDIPPMQDPCQCEQEQCKILIVCKGNSFSQGIADYAITMAKKTRTSLVALNLDETGRDFAGFRAQAERNIANFSTMASNAGLAFEHEVRQGDEDSVVSQMHKTDPQFRYVMDDSVVICKNKTTIPVYTRATLRAK is encoded by the coding sequence ATGGCTCTCTTCAAGAGTATGAAAAGTTTAGTGGACAGGCATTATAAAACCATGGCCGACACAAACTGCAACACCTGTCACGTTGGCGCATGGGTAGTCTGTCGTGAACACCACCTTATGGAAACATCCGGAGGATCTTCGATGAAGGCTTTTTTCAAGAGATTTTCACGCACCCGTGAAGCGGCTGCTACCGACATCCCCCCCATGCAAGACCCCTGTCAGTGTGAACAAGAACAATGCAAGATACTCATTGTCTGCAAAGGAAACTCCTTTTCACAAGGAATCGCAGACTATGCTATCACCATGGCCAAGAAAACCCGTACTTCACTGGTCGCCCTCAACCTCGATGAAACCGGTCGCGACTTTGCCGGATTCCGCGCCCAGGCGGAACGCAACATCGCGAATTTTTCGACAATGGCATCCAATGCAGGCCTCGCCTTTGAGCATGAAGTCCGCCAGGGAGACGAGGATTCCGTCGTCAGCCAAATGCACAAGACTGACCCTCAATTCAGATACGTAATGGATGATTCCGTTGTCATATGCAAAAACAAGACGACTATCCCCGTATACACCCGGGCAACATTGCGGGCAAAATAG
- the nhaB gene encoding sodium/proton antiporter NhaB, which produces MKTPLAKTFAQTFLGHAPGWYKLVIVSFLILNPILIVTAGPFVAGWALIAEFIFTLAMALKCYPLPAGGLLAIEAVIMGMTSANAVYEEAQKNFEVILLLIFMVAGIYFMKDFLQFTFTRILVRTKSKKAIALMFCLAGAVLSAFLDALTVTAVIIAVAYGFYNVYHRFASGKSHTDDHDLSSDGLVVDTSKEELYQFRGFLRNLMMHGAVGTALGGVCTLVGEPQNLLVGEEMGWHFIPFFLHAMPVTMPVLGVGLLTCLAVEHFHIFGYGAQLPGNIRSFLLETAVEMEEKQGDRGRLKLVIQALTGIWLVTALAFHLAAVGLIGLSVIVLLTSFTGIVEEHQLGHAFEEALPFTALLVVFFSIVAVIHSQELFTPIIDHVLRLKGQTQLVAYYAANGLLSSISDNVFVATVYISETKLHFVHVLNAIPGIGMTGQELMDKLTNAHVARADVLATLPANVATQVKETMEHFDKLAVAINTGTNIPSVATPNGQAAFLFLLTSALAPVIRLSYGRMVTLALPYTITMSLTGLAAVYLFL; this is translated from the coding sequence ATGAAGACACCACTTGCTAAAACCTTTGCCCAAACTTTTCTCGGGCACGCTCCGGGATGGTACAAGCTTGTCATCGTAAGCTTTCTCATCCTCAACCCCATCCTGATCGTAACGGCCGGACCATTCGTGGCCGGGTGGGCGTTGATCGCAGAATTCATCTTTACCCTGGCAATGGCGCTCAAGTGCTATCCCTTGCCAGCGGGCGGACTCTTGGCCATCGAAGCTGTCATCATGGGGATGACCTCCGCGAATGCAGTCTATGAAGAAGCCCAGAAGAACTTTGAGGTTATTCTCCTGCTTATCTTCATGGTGGCAGGTATCTACTTCATGAAGGACTTTCTGCAATTCACCTTTACACGCATCCTGGTTCGGACAAAATCGAAAAAAGCCATTGCACTGATGTTCTGTCTTGCGGGTGCGGTGCTCTCGGCTTTCCTTGATGCCCTGACCGTCACAGCCGTTATCATCGCTGTGGCTTATGGCTTCTACAATGTATATCACCGCTTTGCCTCCGGAAAAAGTCACACCGATGACCACGATCTGAGCTCGGATGGTTTAGTTGTTGATACGAGTAAAGAGGAACTGTACCAATTCCGTGGTTTTCTTCGCAATCTGATGATGCATGGCGCTGTCGGAACGGCACTGGGTGGCGTGTGTACACTGGTTGGAGAGCCACAAAACCTGCTGGTTGGAGAAGAAATGGGGTGGCATTTCATCCCCTTCTTCCTGCATGCCATGCCGGTCACCATGCCTGTACTCGGTGTCGGCCTGCTCACCTGCCTGGCGGTTGAGCATTTCCACATTTTTGGCTACGGAGCCCAATTACCTGGCAACATCAGGTCGTTTCTTCTGGAAACCGCTGTTGAAATGGAAGAGAAGCAAGGTGATCGCGGACGATTGAAACTGGTCATTCAAGCGCTTACCGGAATCTGGCTTGTGACCGCACTCGCCTTTCACCTCGCAGCAGTTGGTCTCATCGGACTTTCCGTCATTGTCCTGCTGACTTCGTTTACCGGTATTGTGGAAGAGCACCAGCTTGGACATGCCTTTGAAGAAGCGTTGCCTTTTACAGCGCTCCTGGTGGTCTTTTTCTCCATCGTGGCGGTCATCCACTCCCAGGAACTCTTCACACCGATCATCGACCACGTTCTCAGACTCAAAGGACAAACTCAGCTTGTCGCCTATTATGCTGCCAACGGCCTGCTCTCCTCAATTTCGGATAACGTCTTCGTAGCCACAGTCTACATATCCGAAACCAAACTGCACTTTGTCCATGTGCTGAACGCCATCCCTGGCATCGGCATGACCGGACAGGAGCTGATGGATAAATTGACCAACGCCCACGTTGCCCGTGCCGACGTGCTCGCAACTCTGCCTGCCAATGTCGCAACACAGGTCAAAGAGACAATGGAGCATTTCGACAAACTGGCCGTTGCCATTAACACAGGGACGAATATTCCCTCTGTGGCAACTCCCAATGGTCAGGCAGCATTCCTCTTTCTGCTGACCAGTGCACTGGCTCCGGTTATCCGCCTTTCGTACGGCAGAATGGTTACATTGGCATTGCCTTATACTATCACCATGTCTCTCACAGGTCTGGCTGCGGTCTACCTGTTTCTGTAG
- a CDS encoding SLC13 family permease produces MTPEIITVMAVLAFAVLLFIFEWVRVDVVGIIMMVLLPLLGLVTPQQAISGLSSNAVVSIIAVIIIGAGLDKTGVMNSMARIILRFAGKSESRIMTLISGTVAFISGFMQNIGAAALFLPAAKRIGNQTGVPVGRLLMPMGFCAIIGGCLTLVGSSPLILLNDLMVVGGTKYESFGLFSVTPVGLLLIAAALVYFILFGRFILPTRADEENSGPMSTVLSNTYNNVGSLFELHVPEDWESDQSLKSLDLRPIYFCTLVAIARDGGKTHIFAPTPQEEVRPGDHLVVVGPQEFVEHMADDLNWTLQVELSTFAEELSPNNAGIMEGLVTPRSEFMGTTFADMRIRERFQVSPLAIFRGDKIFISGLSDIILESGDALLLHGRWEVFHMLKGLPDLVFTEGVKGELLRTDKAKVALMWLAVSLVMILGFHVQLSIALLTGALGMVLTKVLTIDEAYQSVDWMTVFLLGGLIPLGMAFENTGAAKYIADTIMAALGTPSAVVLLTVIGILTSFFTLVASNVGATVLLVPLSMNMALNAGVDPRVAALTVAVAASNTFVLPTHQVNALIMRPGGYRTIDYVRSGAGMTVIYMVVMITALMMFY; encoded by the coding sequence ATGACCCCTGAGATCATTACGGTTATGGCCGTACTCGCTTTTGCTGTACTTCTTTTCATCTTCGAATGGGTTCGAGTCGACGTAGTCGGTATCATCATGATGGTACTTCTTCCTCTTCTTGGCCTGGTAACCCCTCAACAAGCCATCAGCGGACTGAGCAGTAATGCCGTTGTTTCCATCATAGCAGTTATCATCATTGGCGCCGGTCTGGACAAGACTGGCGTCATGAATTCCATGGCCCGAATAATTTTGCGCTTCGCCGGAAAAAGCGAATCGCGCATTATGACTCTCATATCAGGAACCGTGGCTTTCATATCCGGCTTCATGCAGAATATTGGCGCAGCAGCACTCTTTTTGCCCGCTGCAAAACGGATCGGCAACCAGACAGGAGTCCCCGTGGGTCGCCTGCTCATGCCCATGGGTTTCTGCGCCATCATCGGAGGCTGTTTGACCCTTGTCGGTTCCAGCCCTTTGATTCTTCTCAATGACCTGATGGTTGTAGGTGGCACCAAATATGAATCATTCGGGCTATTCAGCGTCACCCCCGTTGGGCTGTTGCTGATAGCAGCGGCCCTTGTCTACTTCATCCTTTTCGGCAGATTCATTTTGCCTACCAGGGCTGATGAAGAGAACTCCGGCCCCATGTCGACCGTTCTTTCTAACACCTACAATAATGTCGGCTCTCTTTTCGAGCTGCATGTGCCGGAGGACTGGGAATCAGATCAGTCATTGAAATCCCTGGATCTTCGCCCCATCTATTTCTGCACATTGGTCGCCATTGCCCGAGACGGAGGCAAGACGCACATCTTTGCCCCGACACCACAGGAAGAGGTTCGCCCCGGCGACCACCTCGTTGTCGTTGGTCCGCAGGAATTTGTCGAACACATGGCTGATGACCTGAACTGGACATTGCAAGTTGAACTCTCCACCTTTGCCGAGGAATTGTCTCCGAACAATGCGGGTATCATGGAAGGTCTTGTCACCCCTCGGTCCGAATTCATGGGAACCACATTTGCCGATATGCGCATCAGGGAACGTTTCCAGGTTTCGCCATTGGCTATTTTCCGTGGAGACAAGATTTTTATCAGTGGGCTGAGTGATATCATACTTGAGTCGGGTGACGCCCTGCTCCTGCATGGACGTTGGGAAGTCTTTCACATGCTCAAAGGCTTGCCCGACCTCGTCTTTACCGAAGGCGTCAAAGGGGAACTGTTACGAACGGATAAGGCAAAAGTAGCCTTGATGTGGCTGGCTGTTTCCCTTGTCATGATTCTGGGCTTCCATGTTCAGCTCTCCATCGCACTCCTCACAGGAGCCTTGGGTATGGTTCTGACAAAAGTCCTGACCATTGATGAAGCTTACCAGTCAGTTGACTGGATGACTGTTTTCCTGCTTGGAGGACTCATTCCTCTGGGTATGGCCTTTGAGAATACCGGCGCGGCAAAGTATATAGCCGACACCATCATGGCTGCACTTGGCACACCATCCGCAGTCGTCCTGCTCACAGTCATCGGTATCCTGACATCCTTCTTCACTTTGGTGGCTTCCAATGTCGGTGCCACCGTCCTGCTGGTTCCACTGTCAATGAACATGGCTCTCAACGCAGGTGTTGATCCTCGTGTAGCGGCCCTGACGGTCGCTGTGGCAGCTTCGAATACGTTTGTACTGCCCACTCACCAGGTCAACGCATTGATCATGCGCCCAGGAGGGTACCGGACCATTGACTACGTCCGCAGTGGCGCTGGTATGACGGTCATTTACATGGTAGTCATGATCACAGCGCTGATGATGTTTTATTAA
- a CDS encoding formate dehydrogenase accessory sulfurtransferase FdhD — protein sequence MQTTRLRDAARKAASHDEKTQPQPDGVRLACPMTLQCYKDGQLSFREDMVAVESDIRLQINGLDHAVLTRTPGDDLTLIAGYLFSCSMIRDAEDLLDVSFGYSGASKARVTLKAPSVIRRLFPSPRPVVLDPERLFDFKKTFERRQNLYRNTGSTHAAALFSMDGELIAFGEDVGRHNAFDKAIGRALLEGSLERVGIAMLSSRLALELTIKASNANIPILCGFSAATSSGINFAERNNITLVGRIREDSFNVYANSWRLKGSKGHQSE from the coding sequence ATGCAGACAACCCGGTTGCGGGATGCCGCGCGAAAAGCCGCGTCTCATGACGAGAAAACCCAGCCGCAGCCAGACGGAGTGCGGCTGGCCTGTCCCATGACCCTGCAATGTTACAAGGACGGCCAACTCTCATTCAGAGAGGATATGGTCGCTGTCGAGTCGGATATTCGGCTTCAAATCAATGGGCTGGATCATGCCGTGCTTACCAGAACTCCTGGTGATGATTTGACGCTTATTGCCGGATACCTCTTCTCCTGTTCCATGATCCGGGACGCCGAAGATCTTCTGGATGTCTCCTTTGGATATAGTGGCGCATCCAAGGCACGGGTCACTCTCAAGGCTCCGAGTGTGATCAGGCGGCTTTTCCCGTCACCTCGCCCTGTAGTCTTGGACCCGGAAAGGCTTTTTGATTTCAAGAAGACCTTTGAAAGGCGGCAGAATCTCTACAGGAATACAGGGTCAACCCATGCGGCTGCCCTGTTCAGCATGGATGGAGAGTTGATCGCTTTCGGGGAGGATGTTGGGCGACACAATGCCTTTGACAAGGCTATTGGGCGCGCATTACTTGAGGGCTCGCTGGAGAGAGTTGGTATCGCGATGCTCTCCTCCCGGCTGGCCTTGGAGCTGACAATCAAAGCTTCCAATGCCAATATTCCTATTTTATGTGGGTTTTCTGCGGCGACCAGTTCGGGCATCAATTTTGCCGAGCGCAACAATATTACTTTGGTAGGGCGAATTCGCGAGGACTCTTTCAATGTCTACGCCAATAGCTGGCGGCTCAAGGGCAGCAAAGGGCATCAGTCCGAATAA
- a CDS encoding S16 family serine protease, whose amino-acid sequence MSWFGIGKKTVPETVTPESVATPTPPPSFPVSSHHRELRDRIESAGLPDEILDAARSEFERADSIDPSSPEYAIGLNYLDFILSLPWKERTKDDLDIHRADEVLNARHFGLRQVKDRILEFLAVKNLRGRYSPRILLVDDEAIARENLSIVFEMDGFDVVAVGNGLEAVAAMEEEPADVVVSDLKMDGMDGMELLQVLRQRWPDTKVVMLTGYATVKSAVEAMQQGADQYLGKPVNLTKLRKYVADLYEQSLRVEHLRGPVLCFSGPPGMGKTSIGKGIAEALGRKFIRLSLAGLHDEAELRGHRRTYVGAMPGRILQGIQKAGSMNPVIMLDEVDKAVQNFQGDATSVLLEMLDPEQNNAFVDHYLGLPFDLSGALFLCTANAVERLPAPLLDRLEVIHFPSYTRQEKLHIATQHLVPEQLRMHGLDERLVSLTPEAVAQIIREYTREAGLRGLRMQVASLCRKLAKEVLADGDGPRVVGPERVLFLLGPPPFATTEAQGAPKVGLATSLVWTENGGEIIFVEAARMRGNKHLLLTGSLGEVLRESAHTALSYIRSHADEFSIAQDFFESSDIHVHIPAGAISKEGPSAGVSIALALLSLLTGRPVRQDVALTGELSLLGDVLPVGGVREKLMAAQQAGIAMVILPKGCERRLETIEEEVLHELDIRLVSTMDEAAALALCDPPRSNDIS is encoded by the coding sequence ATGAGTTGGTTTGGAATAGGGAAAAAAACAGTGCCCGAAACGGTGACTCCTGAATCGGTTGCAACACCGACACCTCCCCCCTCTTTCCCGGTTTCGTCACACCATAGGGAACTCCGTGACAGAATCGAATCAGCGGGATTGCCAGACGAGATTCTCGACGCTGCCCGATCCGAATTTGAACGTGCTGACAGCATTGATCCCTCTTCGCCGGAATATGCCATCGGTTTGAATTATCTTGATTTTATTCTTTCCCTCCCCTGGAAAGAACGGACCAAGGATGATCTCGATATTCATCGGGCTGATGAAGTCCTGAATGCACGGCATTTTGGGTTACGGCAAGTCAAGGATCGGATTTTGGAATTTCTCGCGGTAAAAAACCTTCGAGGCCGCTATTCCCCACGTATTCTGCTGGTTGATGACGAAGCCATCGCACGGGAAAATCTGTCAATCGTCTTTGAAATGGACGGGTTTGATGTTGTTGCCGTTGGCAACGGTCTTGAGGCAGTGGCTGCCATGGAAGAGGAGCCTGCCGATGTCGTGGTATCTGATTTGAAAATGGACGGCATGGATGGGATGGAACTCTTGCAGGTCCTCAGGCAACGGTGGCCTGATACCAAAGTTGTCATGTTGACAGGGTATGCAACAGTCAAGTCGGCTGTCGAAGCCATGCAACAAGGGGCGGATCAGTACCTTGGCAAACCTGTCAATCTGACAAAACTTCGAAAATATGTGGCCGATCTGTATGAACAGAGTCTTCGTGTCGAACACTTGCGCGGTCCTGTGCTGTGTTTCTCCGGGCCTCCCGGAATGGGCAAGACCTCCATTGGGAAGGGGATAGCCGAAGCTCTGGGGAGAAAGTTCATTCGACTTTCTCTTGCTGGGTTGCATGATGAAGCTGAATTGCGCGGTCATCGGCGGACCTATGTGGGGGCCATGCCCGGTCGTATCTTGCAGGGAATTCAGAAAGCCGGGTCCATGAACCCCGTTATCATGCTGGATGAGGTGGATAAGGCGGTTCAGAATTTTCAGGGCGATGCCACGTCTGTCTTATTGGAGATGCTTGATCCCGAACAGAACAATGCCTTTGTGGATCATTATCTTGGTCTTCCCTTTGATCTTTCGGGAGCCTTGTTTCTTTGCACGGCAAATGCCGTTGAGAGGCTTCCTGCCCCGCTTCTGGATCGGCTTGAGGTCATCCATTTCCCAAGTTACACTCGGCAGGAAAAACTCCATATAGCCACACAGCATTTGGTACCCGAGCAACTGCGGATGCATGGTCTGGATGAGCGCTTGGTATCCTTGACCCCGGAAGCTGTTGCCCAAATCATACGGGAATACACACGCGAGGCCGGACTGCGTGGCTTACGGATGCAGGTGGCGTCGCTGTGCCGAAAACTGGCCAAGGAAGTTCTGGCGGATGGGGACGGGCCAAGAGTTGTGGGGCCGGAAAGAGTGCTTTTTCTTTTGGGACCACCTCCCTTTGCAACGACGGAAGCACAGGGGGCTCCGAAGGTCGGCTTGGCGACAAGTCTGGTCTGGACTGAAAATGGTGGTGAGATCATTTTTGTGGAAGCCGCACGAATGCGTGGCAACAAGCACCTTCTGCTTACGGGATCTTTGGGAGAAGTCCTGCGGGAATCCGCGCATACCGCCTTGAGCTATATCCGCAGCCATGCGGACGAGTTTAGCATAGCGCAGGATTTCTTTGAGAGCAGCGACATTCATGTCCATATTCCCGCCGGTGCCATTTCCAAGGAAGGCCCATCGGCCGGTGTTTCCATTGCTCTGGCGTTGTTGTCTTTGCTGACAGGGCGACCTGTGCGCCAGGATGTGGCCCTGACAGGCGAGTTGTCACTTCTTGGCGACGTTTTGCCGGTCGGTGGAGTTCGGGAAAAGCTGATGGCCGCTCAACAGGCGGGAATCGCAATGGTCATTTTGCCCAAGGGGTGTGAACGACGTTTGGAGACTATTGAGGAAGAAGTGCTGCATGAGCTTGACATTCGCCTTGTCTCAACGATGGACGAAGCTGCGGCGTTAGCTCTGTGCGATCCTCCTAGGTCAAATGATATTTCTTAA
- a CDS encoding acyltransferase family protein, with protein sequence MGIIRIILAIAVFNSHFPTFDLPIVDGHEAVLSFFAISGFYMALILDTSYETTRSFYASRFMALYPMYLFTLTLSVALIVSLDVHPMNCAQELKKFLTDPAGFLLVSFTSLFIVGQELLFSLVRLPDGSIHFVEYSRHALWRLAPVLQAWSLSLEVIFYAMVPILVRFKTKTLLLLIAASLCAKILIVMSPFVSMKFFLRFFPLEFWLFGGGILAYRVHKSLPDRQSGLDSFAFLLLVGLICVANDVDEYLEPFFLPMLVLFTMPCIFRAFRRSRLDKVLGQISYPFYLIHFIVIAIFETYQDEPNGCVLLIITLMGAMLMHTLFAPGIADFKRRIKQTRPVPSPGQQAIPS encoded by the coding sequence ATGGGCATTATACGAATAATCCTGGCCATAGCTGTCTTCAACTCTCATTTCCCTACTTTCGATCTCCCGATAGTGGATGGTCATGAAGCTGTACTGTCTTTTTTCGCTATCTCGGGTTTTTACATGGCGCTAATCCTCGACACGTCCTACGAAACAACGCGCTCGTTTTATGCAAGTCGCTTCATGGCACTTTATCCCATGTACCTTTTCACTTTGACACTCAGCGTGGCTCTTATCGTCAGTCTCGATGTACATCCGATGAACTGTGCTCAGGAACTCAAAAAGTTCCTGACTGATCCAGCAGGCTTCCTGCTCGTGTCATTTACTTCACTCTTCATTGTGGGGCAGGAACTCCTTTTCAGCCTGGTCCGACTCCCTGATGGGAGCATACATTTTGTCGAATACAGCAGGCATGCTCTCTGGCGACTAGCTCCTGTCCTTCAAGCGTGGTCGCTCTCACTGGAAGTTATCTTCTATGCCATGGTTCCAATCCTCGTGAGATTCAAAACGAAGACCCTCCTGCTTTTGATCGCAGCCAGTCTATGTGCCAAAATACTGATTGTGATGTCTCCTTTTGTAAGCATGAAATTCTTTCTCCGTTTTTTCCCTCTCGAATTCTGGCTTTTCGGCGGAGGCATCCTTGCCTATCGAGTTCACAAATCACTGCCTGACAGACAAAGCGGTCTTGACTCGTTCGCCTTCCTACTCCTTGTGGGTCTTATCTGCGTTGCCAACGATGTTGATGAGTACCTGGAACCTTTTTTTCTCCCCATGCTGGTCCTCTTCACAATGCCATGTATTTTTCGTGCATTCCGACGCTCGCGCCTGGACAAAGTACTTGGGCAAATCAGCTACCCTTTCTATCTGATTCATTTTATTGTCATTGCCATTTTCGAGACCTACCAGGATGAACCAAACGGTTGCGTACTGCTGATAATAACACTTATGGGAGCCATGCTGATGCATACCCTCTTCGCCCCTGGCATCGCGGATTTCAAACGACGAATAAAGCAGACACGCCCTGTCCCTTCCCCTGGGCAGCAAGCCATACCGTCATGA
- a CDS encoding GNAT family N-acetyltransferase, producing MDMIINEEIRPCDVREIHIISGVAPADVENILNMAAASGLFSSDAMMSAEDMAWDSAYGDGSETHTFLQATVNESGTEKTVGFICYGRIPHWTETYELYGIAVDPEFQRLGIGSALISEMKRQVTAGTGKRIFLETGASRAYENARLFYEANEFQLENRFHKHFVPSDGGIVYRLILESQESDLQYQ from the coding sequence ATGGACATGATCATCAATGAAGAAATCCGCCCATGTGACGTTCGTGAAATTCACATCATTTCCGGTGTCGCACCCGCAGATGTCGAAAACATCTTGAACATGGCGGCGGCAAGTGGCCTTTTCTCATCCGACGCCATGATGTCTGCCGAAGACATGGCTTGGGACAGTGCATATGGAGATGGTTCTGAAACGCACACGTTCCTTCAGGCGACTGTCAACGAATCCGGCACGGAAAAAACGGTGGGGTTCATTTGCTACGGCCGTATTCCACATTGGACCGAGACGTATGAACTATATGGGATTGCTGTTGACCCTGAATTTCAACGCCTTGGGATCGGTTCAGCCCTCATCTCCGAGATGAAGCGACAGGTAACGGCAGGCACCGGCAAGCGGATATTCCTGGAGACCGGAGCATCTCGCGCCTACGAAAACGCCCGACTTTTCTATGAGGCAAATGAATTTCAACTCGAAAATCGTTTCCATAAACACTTTGTCCCATCGGATGGGGGCATCGTCTATCGCCTCATTCTTGAATCTCAAGAGAGTGATCTGCAATATCAGTAA